Genomic window (Diabrotica undecimpunctata isolate CICGRU chromosome 6, icDiaUnde3, whole genome shotgun sequence):
tttaagcagatggatgcctacgaggcggagtgcgtaaaattggaagcaaggaataatgagtacataatgaagaataattttatttgtaaagaagaagatatgataaaagttttaaattgccctgaagaatataaatcaatagtcatttccatattgcagcaacacaagggacttgtcaataaagaaaatagaattgcacagaattatatccatagtataagagttaaggaggaaaaagattttaaaacaaaatcatacccaataccatataaatacagagaagaagtaaacaaaacaattaataatatgttagaagatgggatcattgagaaggcagacacacgttttattaaccccatagtagtagtacgaaaaagatcaggtgaaatcaggttatgtttggatgcaaggaatattaacaagattactgaaaagcaatttgaagcaccaatgagtatagatggaatactaggaagaattacaggaatgtcatttttcactaaaatcgatttacagcatagtttttggttaatacctctagaaagaaaaagtagacagtatacaggatttcagatagatggagtagtatatcaattcaaagtagtaccatttggacttcaatcatcttgcagtgctctatgtagatgtcttcatgatattttggatcaatatgaacattttgtaattcactacattgatgatatattaattttttctaaaacagctgaagatcatgagaaacacctaaaaattataataaatagattagacaaagttggactaaaaataaatcaagaaaaatgtacattttttcaaaaagaagtcatatatctaggttataaacttaacactaagggaatcgaaatggatccagaacggacacaagtcattcaggaatataaaacaccacacaatttaagaactttaagaggatttattggaataattaattattataaaaggatgataccagatctaagtataaaagaaattccattacttgaactactgagaaaaggtgtaaaatggagatgggatcagagaagagaactagcattccaagaaattaaaaacatttttctgtcaaacttgaaaatatactatcctgactacacacagccattcatattaagaacagatgcatcaatagagagattatcaggggtattattacaaatacatgatggggtcgaatacccaatacaattcatttcaagaattacaaagccacatgaaaagggttactcagtttcagaattagaactagcaagtataatacactgtgtcacaaaattaagattttatttgttgggtaatgaatttacaatagaaacagatcaccaagctttaacatctatattaaataacaaatatggaaacagtagaatacatcggtggagtctaatacttagtgaatactgctttgaaatcaaatacatttctggaaaatccaatatagtggcagatgctttatcaaggttagaaaatacaccacaaaaagggcagcgaacaataaaaattggactaaatcaattagtagaaagtactggattatattctaaagaagaaattataagagatcagatcaatttgagtgaaaaacaaaaagtccttaggaaagatggagtatattataaaataataaatggcatagaagtatatgtaataactagaactttagcaaagaaaatattgaaaaatttacataacgattatatgcatattggttcaagaaagctatggatgctatttagggacaattattttgcaaagaatgacataagtatagcaaaagaaattactacccaatgcccaatatgtcaactaaacaaagaaaagaatttcaaaaaccagaacacatataaatctaatgttgtatatgaaaaactaaatacagtttccatggattttatttcaaatttagttctcagtccaacaggaaaaaagcatatactagtgatagttgatttatatacaaaatttattaaactatatccctgctctagaacaaatgttaaaacattaaaattatatattaatcaatttttcgaagaaataggaccatttagaaattgcataatagataatgctacatattttaacaaccaaaaatttcggacattttgtgagaaaaagggaatcaacattcattttacaagtatcagtatccataaatataaaatatttaaggatactgtgccaaaatcaacacgaaacttggcagcaacatataccacaagtagagtattttttaaataatacacataatttgaatacagaggaagtaccagaatatttaatgtttggccaaataggaaacagaaagtggattagtgaatataatcaggatatgttagaacaagtaatgcagaaagtgaataacatatatcagaagacaaaatcgaaatataaaaaaaccaatcacatttcaaaaaggagacctagtgttaattcgttcacttagaaaaagtaatgttaaagaaaaccgttgtaagaaattacaaccaatgtttgaaggtccatatacaattgaaaatcagaatggactaaatagttatgtgttaatagatgcagagaacagactaagaggcatatttcatatcaacgacatttttcaatatcatgaagagattgaataatgatttctatacctttaacacaaatataataacactaataacttactgatgtgtccattttgttcaatagacttgatttgttaaatggtagatggtagatttcattattttgaatcaatttgacatcgtacttgttgaattttgtatatatggaaattaatttgtaccctaaaaatcataatttggggttagacacaaaattgatactataattgctataaaaatgtctttctaatataataaagtggaaaaacttaccaatttatattgatgaagttattttgaatggaaataattcctagattttgtctataaacaaacagaacaccatatcgattatattgtaattaaggttatattttattctctgatatcgcatccattgccccatttgacatgacagtttgaccatagaatagccgaactgtgctccgttgttctctgttttgacatagacagcgaacagggatgtatttaacacattttaaataaaaaaaaaaaaaaaaaaaaaatttgatttattaaatttaataaggtatgagaaaattaatatttaaaaaaataatatgtaaattatttattttaaatattatttttggggtattgtaacgattggggtttatagaaaataatttataagttatatactacataatattagatatttggttgttttaaataagttatatactagagaatttaataaaaatatatttatgtgagggcatttttaataaattagcataataattgtaaaaagttgtattttaatattgtaaatatatataagtgagccatgtgcttaggcaaccaaaaatactctcggagattgacagatatttatactctgaagtgacgtttaagaatatttacaatataaagtgggttataataatatattgtttgaaatgtgtattttattaaattagaatgttaagttactaatttaattatatattctgatctgaaaagcctaaatgtaaacaaaattattaatagaaaagaatggaattctctggatctccggagatggccatgtttgcgaaatggtttgttccagaaaattcagacatgtattaaatagaactgaatagaacatgatatcttacgagatggttctagaaatccaaaaaaaaacatataaatacccgtgatttggattcaagagggcagtttttgaaagttgttagtcagaaaagttttagatagtgcagtcagaagagtttttaaaaagtttttaagtttttttagtcagaagtcaagcagtttattatgaaaattagttggagtcagtgaatcaagtacaaatagtcaaaatgtttaatatagtgagttaaatgaagattaaaaattatgcatataatttaatgcacatttataattatacacaaataattattgaagataaaaaaggtatattggaagaaattaaattatattatggttggagattagtataaatcaacttataataattggatattggtatattgaaaagaagaataaatataaatgctgtttgctggtttggttggtggtgtatacatgctggtgaagaaaaatatatcttaaattggtagaagctgataattggaaaaagaaatttcacaaaaacaaggataaccgaagtacgaagacactcagtggtgattagaatatatatagtggaaaacagttcatttaggcattcagtgaaagaaaggtacaaaattttgttaatataatttagttagtgttataacaatttcaattttgaagatagtttgtttaaatttagattgtctatagaatttaattagttttgtatgaatatcaatttaaagatagtttattttaaatttacattggctaagttagatatatatgtgtgtttcataatagttataataaagataatttaaaaaagtacttacaagctaattctttgagaaccgcgataaaaaccctataatattaaaattactcattgctcatcattcaaacaaaaaacacatcataacaatatatatatatatatatacatacatacatacatatatatatatatatatatatatatatatatatatatatatacatacatacatatatatatatatatatatatatatatatatatatatatatatatatatattcatgttTATATCATTATTGCTTCCATATTATATACTGTTGCATTGAATGTTGCGTCCTTCGAGCTATTACGTCCGAATATTGGGCGCAATAAAACCATCCTGAATTTATGGACTTCCCGCTACTTCTATTTAAAAATGGCCCCTTAGTTAAATGCAGATTTCTATATTTTGTCATAGCCCAAAACGTCATAGCGCTCTCTAGTTAGATTTCTGAGATATTAAACTTCTTCTAAAAATCGGGAGACGCAATAATATTCTAAACCTGTAACCAAATGAATAATGTTAGTTCATCGAATTGACGGAAGTGGCGCGgttataatatacatatttatcGTATACTTCGTTTCGTCTAGTACTTTATTGCGTCAAAATAGGATATATGGCAACGTTGCTGTTAGTATCTATTTTTAGAACAGAATCTTTCGACTTCGGTTTATTTCTCGTTGATGTTGATCCGTTGATGTGATGTTAATTTTAATATCAGCTTGTTCGTAGCGCTTATTGCGTCGTATATTTATTACCATGTCTAGAAGCAAGAAGATTCTTAAAATGTGTTATGTTAACCCTCAAATAGGTAAGTGAATttctttgtcaatatttttattagaaggaaaatatttttaattattttttctttttgatttcgAGATTATTTATTAAACTGTGCACTAAAAgaggaaaatatattaaaaatgtgttttgttaatattttttaatcatcAGTTAAAGAAGTTAAATAAACAACTTTGTTTAGTAAATCCTTAACGAAAGCAGttactgtttttatttattgaataaatttaGATAAACTTACCAACACAGCACCAAAATGACCACTTATAAGTTTCAATTATTGTAATacttaatatacagtgtgtacaAAAATAcaggtcataaattaaatcacatatTCTGGGACCAAAAATAGTTCGATTGAACCTAACTTACCTTGGTACAAATCtgcacataaaaaaaataaaaaaatttatagccCTTTGAAGGTACAAAATGAGAATCGATTCTTTCCAATATATCGAAAACTATTGgagattttttattgaaaatggaTATGTGGCACTCTTATGGAAGGAACATCTTAAAACAAAATAACAGTGTTTGTGCACCCCACACAAATTTTATGGGGGTTTTATTCCCTTAAACCTCTTTAATATTTATGTACGTTCCAATGGAATTATTATTGTGGTAGCATTagttaaacaaaatgtttttaaaacttttttgcctcttagtaCTTTTTCGATAAGCCAGTTTTTATCGAAATATTTTGAGCATCTTTAAAATCCAACACGTATTTGTAAATGGTTACTTAAGTAAGACTGTATAGTGTGTCAAAGCcaaattgaataaattcattatttcgtaAACCGGCGACTTTTAGgaaaaatcccgaaacaggtcgatttttatttttaaattatgatttttggcATGTGTATCATACTAGTGACCTCATCCATCTAGGCCTGATGACATAATCgatgattttttaaatgaaaatagggTCGTGTGCTAGCTCATTTGAAAGGCTATTCAGTTCTCTATTCAGTCATATAAacattaacataattatttattcaGGGTGTCCAAAAggttagaaaacataaaaaatgattatttaagaaataagcaTTGCTTTCCGCTTAAATTCAATTTTCAATTTGCCACCCGCCTGCCTCTTTGGCAAAATATCTCGATTAAAACTGGCTTATCGAAAAAGtactaagaggcaaaaaagttttaaaaacattttgtttaactAATGGTACCACAATAATAATTGAATTGGAACGTAGACAAATATTTGGGGGGTTTAAGGGAACAACACCCCCATAAAATGTTTATGGAGTGCACAAATTTCatgtgttattttttttaaagatgttccTGCCATAAGAATGCCACATGtccattttcaataaaaaatctctaatagttttcgatatattggaaaaaatcgattttcattttgtaaattaaaaGGGCTATAACTTTTTTTGTGTGCACATTTGTACTAACATAAGTTAGGTTCAGTCGAACTATTTTTGGTCTCAGAatatgtgatttaatttatgatctGTATTTTTGGTCACACCCTGTATAATTTCAAAGGAATAATGTATTACCATACTACAATAAAATCTCCGCATTTGTCAGGAAACTATCTCAAATCAGTAAATTGTAGGCAGTAGTCATTtacaacaaaaatttgtttatctttattgGAAACAGACAGAGTAACTGCTTATATTTACTGTGTCCATTCCTGTACTTAGTTAAATAAGCTACTCGCTCTGGATAATCTAAAGCATATGAGTATGATTTGATCGTCCCCCAAATTTAAAACACAGTAAAGAAAATTTGAGTATCTGCCTTGAAAAACAAACTACATATTGATATCTGATAAACTAAAGCTGATGTGTCACTCAACATTACACAGATAATCTATATttttttgaaacaataaaaaggCTTTTTCTAGCacatgtaaaatattttgtgataaGTTTCAGATATGGAGGAACCTACTTCTTGTAAtattacagaaaaacaaaacTGTTCCTTAAATCACGAGCTATCACCATCGCCTCAAGCTTCTTTCTGTAGCAAATCAACTTGGAGCGAATCGTTAATGAAGAACTCTTCAAACAATGAAGGAGAGGTAAGATTTCAGACTTTAAAAAAGTCTACGTCCTAAACAGTTATAGAGAGTGAtacttataaaagaaatttttttgatataattATTCAAACACTTGTAAcaaaatattcttatttttatagaTAATGAATAAACTTCGAGAAAAAAACGAAACCTCtgataaaaaaatagttatacaAGAAATTGTCATAATTGAAGCACCGTGTAGGCCATTAACTGCTGATTGTTCAGACTACAAGGGAATACAAGAAAACGAAAGGGATAAAGAAAACAGACACGGTGAAAATCAGAAagaggtaaataaaaataatcagacGTCAGAATATTGTAATATCAAATTCCTCGTTTTATCTATCAAACCGATAATGAATTACACTGTATTGATGCTGTAATTTTCAGGCAGAAAATGATGACTTTTTATCTTTGACACCAGAGGATCCTTTTGATGCTACTGATAATGACGGTTCACTATATGACCCTTCAAGTGATATGGTAAGTATTAAATTTTTTGGCTGTTTcctaatacatttttaattttatttttttcctccTTGTTATTGCATTATTGTGCATTGTAAATTTTAACCAGTACTTACGTTTTGATGCACATAATTAATATGGATTATTTTACAAAACATAACGTACCAAAATCATATTGGTGACTTGATGGGCTTAAACTCTGGTTTGCAGCACTAATTATTTTATAATGTAATGGTAACGGAACACAATCTTTTGTTGGCAAATCAATTCATTATCACTATTAGTACAGTGAAACCTGTGTTAACGGCCACCTGTACTAGCCGGCCAATTTCAAAGTTCCACAAACCAAAATTTGTGGACTATAAAACATGGTATTAGCAGCCACCTTTTTATATCGGCCAATAGTTCTGTCATTTTTAGTGACCGTTATTGACAGGTTTTACTGTATTAccattatccagatttagccatgcAGCTCTCACTCCATCTAAGGGAAAAATTGACTCaccccagatacctacggtatcaataGCATTGATCTCTGAtgagactctttccgtgttatcgagccctactTAGGTGACTTggggtatgctggagtatctcccaaaaattttcgtacacatctggccGTCGTGAGTAATAAAGGTGTTTATTTATACCCAGCCATTATATGTTTTCGGAGAAGTTCTTCGGAATGATTCCAGCAGtagatataataatatatatcgtctgggtactttgcattctccattgtcttcgtatttgaatttacagatctctgtacttggcgatattTTCAGTAAATTTATTACATAGATTATTGCTGTTATCCCCACATCACCATAGTGTTGTTTGCCTTGTTAATTGATTAACTAGTACGAGATTTGTTCTATTATGTGTACCATCTGTGATTACTGTTCGGTCCCAGTGTAGCTTGTAGtcagttgtcattctcaagcatactctcagggaCTTATCTCCGTTTGGAGAAATCCTAgctgatagctatctcttgattaGAGATATAACCGGGATAAATTTCCCGGGAATGTAGTTTTCGATAGAACACCTTCTCAGGATTCTCTAAAAGTACATTGTCACATTTtaggttgttactaactttgtacctCCTTAGTCGTCCTGAACAAAgtacagtttttgttttaatgtatccagacACTGTTGGGCTGTGTTATATTCTGGATAATATCTGGAGTGTCTTGCAGTACTTAGCGTTATTTCATCAGCTCGCCTAATAACTTTTCTACTTGTTACTCCTCGTATATATTCTGTGACTTGACCAATATCGCTACGCAGTAATTCAATCTTCCCAAGCAGTATTTTTGCCAGGGTGTAATTCTGTTACCTGTCCTTCCGttattagtaccccgtcgtgttctgatcatAATGCCCATTACATTAGAAATTACTGTTTTTGCACAGTATATAAacatatgcaaatattttatcaGTCTTTACAATTTGTAACAGCACAcctcattattaatatttatttattcttcataatattaatactattacGAACTGTATGTACCTATGTAGCTATGAACGAACCTATGtagctttaatttattttgataacaatctATGGCTTGGTGTGTGCTCTTTTTCTTAGCGATATAGAATATCTTTATGCCCCATTTACTTTGTAAAGTACAAAGATATTTATTCAGTAGATAACTCATACTGAACAAAATTATTTGACGGATTGCTTGAATAAAGCTTGTATATAAtttaattctatatttttttattataggaGAATGGTTCAGATAACAGCAGTGCTACAAACTTAAGTCAAAAAAATCTCAGGATTCTCACAGAACCGTGTACGAACAACCAGTTAACCCATGAAGTGAAAGATATTTCAGCACTCGATGCAACGTTAACTGAGGTACAAGAAGATCTACACTTTTCCAATAAACAAAAGTGTAGAAACACTGGTAATCTCAAACCTCCTTATAAAAGAAAACCAGATTATTGTTACTACTGTGAAACGGAAGTTCTTAATTTTGGTCGCCATATTATAAGGAACCATTCTATGGAACTCGATGTGGCTGAAATTATCTCCAAACCAATCAGATCACGAGAAAGAAGAAGTCTGTTTGATAAACTCAGAAGAAAAGGAAATTTTTTAGCGGATGGGGGAAACTGTTTCAAGGCTGTTAGACAGACTTATGTACCAGATCGGGTTCTCATTCCTTGTGACAATTGTTTAGGATTTTTCTCTTCAAAACTATTATACCGACATAGAAAAAATTGTGGAAATAGAAGCAATCAAGAGAGGGCACAATTTGCTGGCCAATCAAAAATGTTTCCCAATATTAAAATTGATCATCGACTAAAAGAAGAAGTGTTTCCTAGGATGAGAGCGGACAAGATTTCAATGGAAGCTAAGAACGACTTTCTAATTCGTGCATTTGGAACCCGCTATTTGAAGACGCACAGAGAAAAGCATTTTATAGCAGTTACATCACGCAAAATGAGGGAACTGTCAAAAATACTTATAGAAATGAGAAAAATAGACCCATCTATATCCACTATGTTTTCAGCACTGCGACCAAAGTATTTTGATGCCTTTGTTGAAGCCACAAAACGAATAGCCTGTTATGATCCTGAAAAAGACATTTACTTGTCTCCAACTTTTGCCATGAATATAGTGAGATCACTCAAACAATGTTGCGATATTGCAATCACTTTTGCCTATAAGAAACAAACTGCATACTTATCTGTTTCAACTGCAACAATTGAGGCAGAACTTAAAACCTTAATTCATCTATTTGAAACAAACTGGAGTTTTGAGGTCTCATCCCAAGCAGCTAATAATTTAAATCTTAACAAATGGAATAAGGTCACAATAGTTCCACTAGCAAATGATCTAAAATTGCTAAGATCCCATTTAGTTAAACTTGCTGACGATGCAACGAAAATTCTGCAGAATTATTTAAATGACGCTACAGTTGAAAATGCACCTCAAAAGACTGACTCcgaaaatatactaaaattagaAGATATTAAAGCGTTTAACAATCTCATTGAATCCGTATACTGTAGAGTAATTTTGCTAAACAGAAAACGTTCTGGAGAATTACAGAGAATGTACTTTCACACTTATGTTAACTCTATcggaaatgaaaaatatgaagagTTTCAAAAAGCAGTTTCACCTtctgaaaaaatattattaagttCAATGAAGAGAGTAGTCATTAGAGGTAAAAGGGGCAGGGGTGTTCCAGTTTTATTCAACCTCGAGGTACAAAATCATATCGATATTTTGCTTGCGGTTAGAAATGCATTTGTACCAAGGGATAATCCTTACCTATTTGCTCCTGCTAAATCTTCTTCACATTTAATCGGTTACAAAATATTAGGAAAGCACGCAAAATTATCCGGTGCGAAAAATGCTACTTCTATAACATCAACTCGTTTGCGTAAGCATCTGGCAACTTTGTcacaattattaaatttatctgatgGAGAGATTGAGCAATTAGCTACTTTCATGGGACATACGCCCGGTGTGCATAGAAATTCCTACAGACTGCCAGATGATATTTACCAAACTACTAAAATAGCGAAACTGTTGATGGTAATGGAAAATGGAACAGCCAACAATTATAAAGGGAAATCTTTAGACGAAGTGGAAATTGATATGGACAAAAATCTGTTCGAAGATAACTTTTCTGAAagcgatgatgatgatgacgatgagtTAAAGTGTTTGCTGCAAGATGATAATGTACCATCAACTAGTCAAATAGAGAATACCGTTTCTCCAACGAAAGAAaatgaaacatttaaaaataagacTGCGCGGAAACTAGTGCCATGGACTGAAAGACAAAAGTCTGTCACtgtaaactttttcaaaaatCATATCAAATCTAGACGGCCTCCAAAAAAAAGGGAGTGTGAAGAACTAAAGAATCAATTTCCTGAGctattaaacaataaaaactgGTTAAAGATTAAAGTGTTTATACAAAATAGATATTGCAAACATACAAATTAAcgtatgtttttttattaaattttgggttttaagtcattttaagaatgattgtttatttaaaagaataaaagttttgtattttaaataatttttaattttatcttaaccaataaaaactagaaaatattttattatcgttTTATTAATGCTCCTATCAAATAAATCCCAATTTATTCACTAGGACCTAATTTAAATGCATTGAGTAACCAAAGTTAAAAAGTCCATATAAAGCATCTACAACAGATTCCACTTGTAGGAATCTAAATTTAACTCATGACTCATGAATGAACAGGTGTTTAAACATTTTGTGGAAAGTAAGTGTGGCAACACTGTAATGAcgcaataatatataatatacgcTAAATTGGAGCTAATAAAGTGAGATACCTAAAGGAGTTAGCAATATTTGCAAATTGAAtgaaaatttgaattaaaaaaaaatattttataaaaaccaaaattaGCAGCCCTTATTAATAAACAGTTTATAACAAATATTCACTATCGAATCGAACGTAACTCATCGTCATCAAGGAGACGCAAGAAGGTGCAAGTACGAAAAGACGCGACATTGTTGgaaagatgtatatatatatatatatatatatatatatatatatatatatatatatatatatatatatatatatatatatatatatatatatatatatatatatatatatcgataaaaatattcaaatattactAA
Coding sequences:
- the LOC140443183 gene encoding uncharacterized protein, whose protein sequence is MSRSKKILKMCYVNPQIDMEEPTSCNITEKQNCSLNHELSPSPQASFCSKSTWSESLMKNSSNNEGEIMNKLREKNETSDKKIVIQEIVIIEAPCRPLTADCSDYKGIQENERDKENRHGENQKEAENDDFLSLTPEDPFDATDNDGSLYDPSSDMENGSDNSSATNLSQKNLRILTEPCTNNQLTHEVKDISALDATLTEVQEDLHFSNKQKCRNTGNLKPPYKRKPDYCYYCETEVLNFGRHIIRNHSMELDVAEIISKPIRSRERRSLFDKLRRKGNFLADGGNCFKAVRQTYVPDRVLIPCDNCLGFFSSKLLYRHRKNCGNRSNQERAQFAGQSKMFPNIKIDHRLKEEVFPRMRADKISMEAKNDFLIRAFGTRYLKTHREKHFIAVTSRKMRELSKILIEMRKIDPSISTMFSALRPKYFDAFVEATKRIACYDPEKDIYLSPTFAMNIVRSLKQCCDIAITFAYKKQTAYLSVSTATIEAELKTLIHLFETNWSFEVSSQAANNLNLNKWNKVTIVPLANDLKLLRSHLVKLADDATKILQNYLNDATVENAPQKTDSENILKLEDIKAFNNLIESVYCRVILLNRKRSGELQRMYFHTYVNSIGNEKYEEFQKAVSPSEKILLSSMKRVVIRGKRGRGVPVLFNLEVQNHIDILLAVRNAFVPRDNPYLFAPAKSSSHLIGYKILGKHAKLSGAKNATSITSTRLRKHLATLSQLLNLSDGEIEQLATFMGHTPGVHRNSYRLPDDIYQTTKIAKLLMVMENGTANNYKGKSLDEVEIDMDKNLFEDNFSESDDDDDDELKCLLQDDNVPSTSQIENTVSPTKENETFKNKTARKLVPWTERQKSVTVNFFKNHIKSRRPPKKRECEELKNQFPELLNNKNWLKIKVFIQNRYCKHTN